The sequence CATATGCATTGCCTCTGATGTCTGAGCCAGAAAATAGAAGGTATTTTAGATTGATAATATTCCCTTTCTCAAATACAAGATGCAATTTAATTTGTGTTATAGCTATATCAGGTATTTCAAAACCTTGCAACGTTATACCTTTTATAGATACATCATTCAATGTTGAAATTATATTGCCATCTTCTGGATAAGGCATCTTTTGGTTAAATTTAAGATCATAAAGAAGATCAGCATTTGTTTTTATTTGTATTTTTTCACCAATAAAATTAAGGTTATTTGCTTTTATTGTTCCATCATAATGTCGTGTTATAAATAGTGAAATTGGATTTATTGTAAAATTAAATGAAACATTCTGTAAAGTGATTTCTGAACCATTTTTAAGTTCAATTGTTACATCTTCAGCCAAAGAGTCGGTTATAGTATGTATTTTTAATTTACCTATTGATATATAATTAGCTATATTTTGTTCAACTGCCTTGATTTGATTTTGTATTATAATTTCATATGGGAAAGTAAAAA comes from Spirochaetota bacterium and encodes:
- the gspN gene encoding type II secretion system protein GspN, which gives rise to MNLDNYKIILKKYYDRLFGFLKEIVTVPYFWQYFIFSVVMVILFVFFTFPYEIIIQNQIKAVEQNIANYISIGKLKIHTITDSLAEDVTIELKNGSEITLQNVSFNFTINPISLFITRHYDGTIKANNLNFIGEKIQIKTNADLLYDLKFNQKMPYPEDGNIISTLNDVSIKGITLQGFEIPDIAITQIKLHLVFEKGNIINLKYLLFSGSDIRGNAYGTITLSNYFQNSSLNITIQIDSQSKILEDYKVLLESMTKSGTKNIIIKIMGTIGNPNIVTQ